GCTGCTCGGCGGGGTGCTCGTATCCGTGGTGGTGCTGATCCTGCTGCCGCTGTCGGTGCTGGTGCAGCGGTCCCTCGACACCCCCGAGGGTTACGGCTTCGGCTATTTCCGGGCGCTGCAGTCGCAGGGCGCGGACGGCGGGACCTTCCTCGTACCGCCGATCGACGCCATCTGGAACTCGGTGCAGTACGCGCTCGTGGCGACCGCCATCGCGCTGCTGGTCGGGGGGCTTGCGGCCGCCGCGCTGACCCGGCGGGCCGGTCGTCTCGTGCGCGGCTTCGACGCGCTGCTGATGCTGCCGCTCGGGGTCTCGGCCGTGACCGTCGGCTTCGGGTTCCTGATCACGCTCGACAAACCGCCGCTCGACCTGCGGACCTCCTGGATCCTGGTGCCGCTCGCCCAGGCGCTGGTCGGTGTGCCTTTCGTCGTACGGACGATGCTGCCGGTCCTGCGCGCCGTCGACGGGCGGCTGCGCGAGGCCGCCGCCGTGCTCGGGGCGTCCCCGCTGCGGGCCTGGCGCGAGGTGGATCTGCCGATGGTGCGGCGGGCCCTGCTGGTGGCCGCCGGGTTCGCCTTCGCCGTGTCGCTGGGGGAGTTCGGGGCGACGGTCTTCATCGCACGGCCCGACAATCCGACGCTGCCGGTGGCCGTGGCGCGGCTCCTCGGGCGGGCCGGGGACCTCAACTACGGCCAGGCGATGGCCCTTTCGACGATCCTGATGCTGGTGTGCGCGGTGTCGCTGCTGGTGCTGGAGCGTATACGTACCGACCGCTCGGGAGAGTTCTGATGCTGAGGCTGGAAGGGGTGACCGTACGCTTCGGCGACCGGGCCGCCCTGGACGCGGTGGACCTGGAGGTCGCCGACCACGAGACGGTCTGTGTGCTCGGGCCCAGCGGCAGCGGCAAGTCCACGCTGCTGCGGGTGGTGGCGGGGCTGCAGGAGGCGTCGGGGAAGGTGCTGCTCGACGGCGCCGACCAGAGCGGGGTGCCGGTGCACCGGCGCGGTGTGGGCCTGATGTTCCAGGACCACCAGCTCTTCCCGCAGCGCGACGTCGCGGGCAATGTCGCCTTCGGGCTGCGGATGCGGGGTGCCGGGCGGGCCGAACAGGCGCGTCGCGTCGAGGAGTTGCTGGAGCTGGTCGGGCTCCCCGGCGCCCAGCGGCGGGCGGTCGCCGCGCTCTCCGGCGGCGAGCAGCAGCGTGTCGCGCTCGCGCGGGCGCTGGCCCCGCAGCCGAAGCTGCTGATGCTGGACGAGCCGCTGGGGCAGCTGGACCGCGGGCTGCGCGAGCGGCTCGTGGGGGAACTCCGGGCGCTCTTCCGGCAGTTGGGGACCACCGTGCTGGCCGTCACCCATGACCAGGGCGAAGCGTTCGCGCTCGCCGACCGGGTCGTGGTGATGCGCGACGGGCGCATCGCCCAGACGGGTACGCCGCTGGACGTCTGGCAGCGGCCCGCGTCCGAGTTCGTGGCGCGCTTCCTCGGCTTCGACAACGTGGTGTCCGCGACCGTGAGCGGCGAGGCCGCCGACACCCCGTGGGGGAAGGTCCCGGTGGCCGCGGGCTCTGCGGAGGGCGAGTGCCGGCTGCTGGTGCGGCCGGCCGGCGTACGTCTCGTGGCGGCGGACCAGGGGCTGCGCTGCACGGTGCGGGCGCGGACCTTCCGGGGGCAGCACGTCGCCGTACTCCTGGAGCCGTCGAACGGCCCCCGGCTGGAGGCCCAGTGCCCGCCCGGTGCGGCGCCCGAGGAGGGGGCGACGGTCGGGGCGGTCTTCGCGGCCGACGACGTGGTGCTGCTGCCCGCGGAGTAGCTCCCTGCCGCCTACTGGTCCAGCATGCGGGCCAGTGCCACCGGGGCCTCGGCGACCGTGTCGACCAGGGCGATGCGCGACTCCATCGCGCGGCCCTTCGCCAGCGCCTGGAGCAGCGGCCAGGCCGGCAGCTTCTCCGTCCAGTGCGTACGGTTCACCAGGACCATGGGGGTCGGTTCGCCGCGCGAGGAGTAGTAGTTCGGCGTCGCGTTGTCGAAGATCTCCTGTACGGTCCCGGCCGCGCCCGGCAGGAAGATCACGCCCGCCGTGGAGCGGGCCAGGAGGCCGTCCTCGCGGGTGGCGTTGGCGAAGTACTTGGCGATGTGGCCGGCGAACGCGTTGGGCGGCTCGTGGCCGTAGAACCAGGTGGGGATGCCCACCGAGTCGCCGCCCCGGGGCCAGCGGGTCCGTACCTCGAAGGCGGCCGCGGCCCAGTCGGAGACCGACGGGGTGAACGACGGTGCCTTGGCGAGGAGTTCGAGCGCCTCGTCCAGCATCGCGTCCCGGAAGGGTGCCGCGTACGCACCGAGGTTCGCCGCCTCCATCGCGCCGGGGCCGCCGCCCGTGGCGACGGTCAGGCCGGTGCGGGCCAGCGTGCGGCCGAGGCGGGCGGCGCCCGCGTACTCCGCCGTACCGCGCGCCATCGCGTGGCCGCCCATCACGCCCACCACCTGCGCGCCGACGAGGTGTTCGTCGAGGGCGTCGGAGATCGCGTCGTCGTGTATCGAGCGGAGCATCGAGGCGAAGACGTCGCCGTCGGTCTTGGTCTGCTGGAACCAGGCGTAGGCGCGGGCGTCGGGGGTCTGCTCGTACCCCTCGGCGAGCCCCTCGAAGAGCTCGTCCGCGGAGTAGAGCAGTCCGCGGTACGGGGCGAACGGCAGTCCGGGGACGGGCGGGAAGACGAGCGCGCCGTCGCCGCGGACCTTGGCCTCCGTGTCGGGGGTCATCGGGCAGCCGAGGAACACCGCCCCCGCCGTGTCGGTGGCACGCAGCGCCTTGTCACGGTCCGTCAGGTCGACGGCCTGAATGCGGTGTCCGCCGAGGGGGCCGCGGGCGACGGCCCGGTCGAACTCGTCCAGGGTTTCGATCTCACGATCCGTGTTCTGATCCACGCGGTCATCGTAGGCGAACGCGGCAGGGAGGCCCGGGCGAATGTGCCCGGACCTCCCTGCTCCCCTCCTTGCATCCCCCGGTTCAGTGGCTCTGAGAGATCAGAGCTTCATGCGGTGCACGCCCCCCTGCACCGTGCCGACGTACAGCCAGCCACCCGCGGCGGCCAGGCTCGTGGCGTTGGTGTTCTGCAGGCCCGTGGACACGTTGTGCCAGGTCCGGCCGCCGTCGGTGGAGCGCAGCACGCCCCGGCCGCCGCGCGGCAGCGCCGTCTCCCACACGCTGGTGGTGGACGCGTACAGGGTGTTGCCCACCTGGAGCAGGTCGCTGACGCGCATCGGGAGGGATCCGGTGTCGCCCGTACGGAAGCTCTTGCCGCCGTCCGTCGAGACCTTGATCGTGTCGCCGCCGGTCAGCATGCGGGAGCCCGCGAACTCGATGGTGGTCACCAGACCGTCGGCGACCTTGGTGAGGTCGGCGCCGCCGTTGTCCGAGCGGTAGAGGCCGTCGGTCGTGCCGAGCCAGAGCCGGTTCGCGTTCTTCGGGTCGCCCGCGACGGCGGTGAAGTACGTGTCCTGGCGGAGGTTCTTCCAGTTCGCGCCGCCGTCCGTGGTGGAGAAGAGGCCGGTGCTCATGTTGTTGCCGTAGGCGACGTACACGCGGTTCGGATCGGCCGGGTGCACGGTCATCGCGAAGACCTGGCCGTCGCCCGCGCCCTTCTCCTCCCAGGTCGCCCCGGCGTCGCCGCTGCGCTCCACATGGAAGTCGCCGAACGGGCCGTAGCGCACCCGCCAGACGATCCGCGAGTCGCTGGGCGAGGCCTGCATCAGCGGGACCGTGTTGCCGATCGTGCCCTCGCCGCCGGTGTTGCCCCAGTCCGATCCGGAGACGGGGAGCTGGGCGCGGTGCGTGCCCACGTCACCGGCCGCGAGCAGTGAACTGCCGCTCACCGCAAGGGAGTTGACCGTGCCGCCCTGGACGCCGATGCGCTGGTAGTCCGTACCGCTGCCGGACGTGCGGTAGATGCCCGCCGAGGACGCGGAGACGGTCAGCGAGCCGTCCTGCCAGCGGTCGAAGTCCAAGCCCACCGAAGAGTTGTTGACGCCCGGGATGGTGCTCCAGGTCCGGCCGTGGTCGCGGCCGATGCGGGTCTGGTCGCCGTAACTGGCGTACACATCGCCGCCGGTGACGCTCAGCCCCGAACCCCCGTACCCGAACTTGTCGAGCGTGGACCAGGTCGTGCCGCCGTCGTGCGAGCCGATGACGCCGGTGCCGATCTCGTACGCCGCCACCACGTCGCGGTCCGCGGCGAGGGTGACGGTGATCTTGCCGTCCTTCGTCGCGTAGACCTGCTTCGCCTCGCCCAGCGTGCCCGAGGTGACCCCGTCGCGCTTCCAGATCGACTTGCCCGCGGACAGATAGAGGCTGTCGCCGCCGATGGCCATGTCGTAGATCTCGGACCCGGGCACGCCGGTGGTCTGTGCGGTCCAGTGGTCCCCGCCGTCCGTGCTCGTCACCAGTCCGGCCTCGGTGAGGGCGATGAGCGTGTGCCCCGTCGCGTCGGTGAGGAACTTGACGACCGGTGAGTCGGGGGTGTTCAGGGTCTCCCAGGTGCGCCCCGCGTCCTCGGTGCGCAGGATCGAGGACGTACGCGGGATGCCGCTCGCGCTGTTGGCCGCGAACCACCAGCGGTCGGCGTTCTTCGGGTCGACGACCGTGAAGGGCTGGCCGATCACATCGGTCAGCGGGAGGCGGCCGTTCTGGCGCCAGGTGGCACCGTTGTCATCGGTCGCCCAGGGGCCGATCTTGCCGTACTGGCTGAGGACCGCGTGCCCGGGGGCGCTCGGCGCGGTGTCGATCGCGCCGCTCGCCTCGTACGGGCCGACGGGCTGCCAGCGGGAGTTGCGGCTGGCCACGGGGGTGACGTCGAAGCCGTCGCGGTTGGAGACGAGCGTCTTGCCGTCGGAGGTCTCGGCGCTCGCGGAGACCAGGTGGGCGCCGTCGCCCCGGCCGGTGATCTCGGCCTTGTAGACGTTGCCGCCGAGGAGCTTCGTGGCGACCGTGTACGACCTGCCGTGCGGCGGGGTCACGGTCAGGACCGGAGGCTTCGCGAGGGCGGCCGGGGTGAAGACGACCGCGGTGGACTTGCCGTCGCTCGGGTCGGGACCGGCCTGCACGAACAACTGCCGTATGACCAGGAGGTACGGGACGCGCAGCGCGGCCCCGTTGTCCGGGTCGACGGTGACCGTGCCGGTGATCTCCTTCTCGCCCGACGGGCGGTCGGCTCGCACGGTCACCGTGGCGGTGGCGCTGCCGCCCGCCGGGATCCGCAGGGTGCGCGGGCTGACGGTGGCCTCGCCGCTGACCTTGAGGGAGACCGTACGGGTACGGGACCCGGAGTTGCGGACGGTGAGCTTCTTGCTGCCGCCCACGGTGCGGTGGGCCAGGTCGGCCAGTCCGTACGAGAGCGTCGAGGGGGTGGTGGTGATCCCGGTGTCGGCGGCGTCGGCGGCAGCGGACACGTCGAGGCGGCCGGAGCCGACCGTGGTGGTCCCGTAGTCGTCGACCTTCTTGGTGGAGCCCACCAGTTCGGAGGTGACCTTCGCCGGGGTCTCGGCCGGGTGCAGCTGACGCAGCAGGGCTGCGGCGCCGGCGACCATCGGGGAGGCCATCGACGTACCCGACATGCGGTAATAGCCGGGCGCGTAGAGGGACTTGGGGACCGTGGAACGGATGTCGTAGCCCGGTGCGACCAGCTCCGGCTTCAGGTTCCAGTTGAGGTCGGGGCCGCGCGAGGAGAACGAGGCGATCTTGTCGGTGACGTCCGTGCCGGTCAGGGTGATCTCGACCTTGCCCGCCGCGAGCTTGCGCCCGAGCTCGGCGAACTGCGTCGAGTCCACGCCCAGCATCACCTCGGAGTCCATGCGCAGCGAGTCGCCGGACTCCTTCACGGTGGTCTGCGGGGCCAGCGGGACGGTGTTGTCGGACTGCGGTACGGAGAAGACCGGACCGCCGCCCCCGGACTGTCCGCCGAAGACGGCGACCGCGCCGCGGCGCTCCGCCTCGCGGGCGGTCTCGAGCTCCGAGGCGTACAGGTCCTGCGAGTTCTGGGCGACCAGCATGTTGATCAGGACGGCCTTGCCCTTGACGTCGCCCGCCCGCTCCCAGTCCTCCGGCGTGCCCTGGCCGACGTCCACGAGCTCGGTCGTCAGCGGCCTGGCCGGCGGGTTCGCGGAGATCATCCCGCGGTACGTCTGGATCTTCTCGCCGCCCTTGTAGGCGGCGCCCGGTATGCGCAGCCCGCTGACGGACGCGCCGACCGCGACGACGCCGTCGGCCGCGGCGGGGGTGCCGACCGTACCGCTGCCGGGGCCTTCGTTGCCCGCGGAGGCGACGACGACAACTCCCGCCTTGGTGGCGGCCGTTGCTGCCTGTCCGAGGGGGTCGCTGCCGTCGCCGTAACCGCCGAGGCTCATGTTGATGACATCGGCGCGGTGCGGATTGGCCGGGTCGATCGCGGCCTCGATCCCCGCGATGATGTCGGAGGTGTTGCCCTCGCCGTTGGCGTTCATGACCTTGTACGCGAGGAGCTGGGCGCCCGGAGCGACACCGGTGACGCCGCCCTCTTCGGCGGCGCTGCCCGCGATGATCCCCGACACGTGGGTGCCGTGGCCGTTGTCGTCCATCGGGTCGGCGTCGCCGTTGACGAAGTCGTACCCGCCGACGACCTTGTGGCCCTCGCCGAACGCGCCGCCCAGGTCGGGGTGGGTGTAATCGACGCCGCTGTCCAGGACGGCGACGGTGACGCCCTTGCCGTTGGCCTTCTGGCCCTTGGAGTCCTTGCGCTTCCAGACGTCGGGCGCGCCGACGAGCGGCACGGCGTCGTCGGTCTGCACCTTCATCTTCGTATCGGGGCTGACACTCGCGACGCCCGGCAGCCCGCGCAATCCGGCGACCTGCGAGGCCTTGACCGTCACCGCCACCGCGTTGAGCAGCAGCCCCAGCTTGCGCGGCTTGGCGGTGCGCACCCCGGCGTCCTTCGCCCGCTCCAGGAACGCCGACTGCTCCGCGGAAACGGCCTTGCGGTCCGCGGCCACCTCTCCCGCGTCAGCTGTCCGCAGGGCGCCGACTCCGGCAGCCGCGGCCGCGCCGTCGAGCGTCACGATCACCCGCTGCTCCGGGTCGGGCTGCGCGGCGGAGGAGGCGGACGGGGGAGCGGCGGCAAGGAGTCCGCCGAGCACGGACGCGGTGACCGATGCGGTCAGTGCGCGCCGTGTTCCGCGGCGGTGAGATCTTCGAGAGGTAGCCATGACCCGAAGTCCTAATCGGCGGAGCATGTTCCGGACAACGATTTGGCCTGGCCCATTGCTGCCGCTGGCACCGACCGGCCAAGATCCGACCATGTCCCAGCTCACCGCCGCAGGCATCGATCCGTTCGACGAGAGCGTGTACCGCGCGATCCTCGTCCGCCACACCGCAGCCCCCGCCGACCTCGCC
The sequence above is drawn from the Streptomyces sp. NBC_01465 genome and encodes:
- a CDS encoding ABC transporter ATP-binding protein, with translation MLRLEGVTVRFGDRAALDAVDLEVADHETVCVLGPSGSGKSTLLRVVAGLQEASGKVLLDGADQSGVPVHRRGVGLMFQDHQLFPQRDVAGNVAFGLRMRGAGRAEQARRVEELLELVGLPGAQRRAVAALSGGEQQRVALARALAPQPKLLMLDEPLGQLDRGLRERLVGELRALFRQLGTTVLAVTHDQGEAFALADRVVVMRDGRIAQTGTPLDVWQRPASEFVARFLGFDNVVSATVSGEAADTPWGKVPVAAGSAEGECRLLVRPAGVRLVAADQGLRCTVRARTFRGQHVAVLLEPSNGPRLEAQCPPGAAPEEGATVGAVFAADDVVLLPAE
- a CDS encoding LOG family protein, with translation MDQNTDREIETLDEFDRAVARGPLGGHRIQAVDLTDRDKALRATDTAGAVFLGCPMTPDTEAKVRGDGALVFPPVPGLPFAPYRGLLYSADELFEGLAEGYEQTPDARAYAWFQQTKTDGDVFASMLRSIHDDAISDALDEHLVGAQVVGVMGGHAMARGTAEYAGAARLGRTLARTGLTVATGGGPGAMEAANLGAYAAPFRDAMLDEALELLAKAPSFTPSVSDWAAAAFEVRTRWPRGGDSVGIPTWFYGHEPPNAFAGHIAKYFANATREDGLLARSTAGVIFLPGAAGTVQEIFDNATPNYYSSRGEPTPMVLVNRTHWTEKLPAWPLLQALAKGRAMESRIALVDTVAEAPVALARMLDQ
- a CDS encoding S8 family serine peptidase; the encoded protein is MATSRRSHRRGTRRALTASVTASVLGGLLAAAPPSASSAAQPDPEQRVIVTLDGAAAAAGVGALRTADAGEVAADRKAVSAEQSAFLERAKDAGVRTAKPRKLGLLLNAVAVTVKASQVAGLRGLPGVASVSPDTKMKVQTDDAVPLVGAPDVWKRKDSKGQKANGKGVTVAVLDSGVDYTHPDLGGAFGEGHKVVGGYDFVNGDADPMDDNGHGTHVSGIIAGSAAEEGGVTGVAPGAQLLAYKVMNANGEGNTSDIIAGIEAAIDPANPHRADVINMSLGGYGDGSDPLGQAATAATKAGVVVVASAGNEGPGSGTVGTPAAADGVVAVGASVSGLRIPGAAYKGGEKIQTYRGMISANPPARPLTTELVDVGQGTPEDWERAGDVKGKAVLINMLVAQNSQDLYASELETAREAERRGAVAVFGGQSGGGGPVFSVPQSDNTVPLAPQTTVKESGDSLRMDSEVMLGVDSTQFAELGRKLAAGKVEITLTGTDVTDKIASFSSRGPDLNWNLKPELVAPGYDIRSTVPKSLYAPGYYRMSGTSMASPMVAGAAALLRQLHPAETPAKVTSELVGSTKKVDDYGTTTVGSGRLDVSAAADAADTGITTTPSTLSYGLADLAHRTVGGSKKLTVRNSGSRTRTVSLKVSGEATVSPRTLRIPAGGSATATVTVRADRPSGEKEITGTVTVDPDNGAALRVPYLLVIRQLFVQAGPDPSDGKSTAVVFTPAALAKPPVLTVTPPHGRSYTVATKLLGGNVYKAEITGRGDGAHLVSASAETSDGKTLVSNRDGFDVTPVASRNSRWQPVGPYEASGAIDTAPSAPGHAVLSQYGKIGPWATDDNGATWRQNGRLPLTDVIGQPFTVVDPKNADRWWFAANSASGIPRTSSILRTEDAGRTWETLNTPDSPVVKFLTDATGHTLIALTEAGLVTSTDGGDHWTAQTTGVPGSEIYDMAIGGDSLYLSAGKSIWKRDGVTSGTLGEAKQVYATKDGKITVTLAADRDVVAAYEIGTGVIGSHDGGTTWSTLDKFGYGGSGLSVTGGDVYASYGDQTRIGRDHGRTWSTIPGVNNSSVGLDFDRWQDGSLTVSASSAGIYRTSGSGTDYQRIGVQGGTVNSLAVSGSSLLAAGDVGTHRAQLPVSGSDWGNTGGEGTIGNTVPLMQASPSDSRIVWRVRYGPFGDFHVERSGDAGATWEEKGAGDGQVFAMTVHPADPNRVYVAYGNNMSTGLFSTTDGGANWKNLRQDTYFTAVAGDPKNANRLWLGTTDGLYRSDNGGADLTKVADGLVTTIEFAGSRMLTGGDTIKVSTDGGKSFRTGDTGSLPMRVSDLLQVGNTLYASTTSVWETALPRGGRGVLRSTDGGRTWHNVSTGLQNTNATSLAAAGGWLYVGTVQGGVHRMKL